In a single window of the Flavivirga spongiicola genome:
- a CDS encoding porin family protein, producing the protein MKRILLLAALFTFSNYGLSQDVKYGIRGGLNISNLDFDTNSVPTNKHRNSIYVGFFANIGLSKTIAIMPEIQFSAEGAKAEPLHLDYIQAPIFLKFRVSEKIHIGAGPQAGLKVHKEEDGIKNFAYSGVAGLEYKINYAIFADVRYTYGFSNIFDDNLGVEAKNSNIQIGIGYKF; encoded by the coding sequence ATGAAAAGAATATTACTATTAGCAGCCTTATTTACTTTTTCAAATTATGGCCTTTCTCAAGATGTAAAATATGGAATAAGGGGTGGTTTGAATATTTCAAATTTAGATTTCGATACTAACAGTGTTCCTACAAATAAGCATAGAAATAGTATTTATGTCGGTTTTTTTGCAAACATTGGTTTGTCTAAAACTATTGCAATAATGCCAGAAATACAGTTTTCTGCAGAAGGAGCTAAAGCAGAACCTCTCCATTTAGATTATATACAAGCACCTATTTTCTTAAAGTTTAGAGTAAGTGAAAAAATTCACATTGGAGCAGGACCACAAGCGGGGCTTAAAGTACATAAAGAAGAAGATGGTATTAAGAATTTTGCTTATTCTGGTGTTGCTGGTTTAGAATATAAAATAAACTATGCCATATTTGCGGATGTAAGATATACCTATGGCTTCTCTAACATTTTTGATGACAATTTAGGCGTTGAAGCTAAAAACTCAAATATACAAATAGGTATAGGTTACAAGTTTTAG
- a CDS encoding DUF3822 family protein: MAQPNKNPNKLTNLELSIQISLSGLSFCILHKESNRISSLKRIDFNKKQNPLELLDYLKNIFNTETILQEAFTKICVIHDNELSTLVPKPLFEEDSLADYLKFNSKILKSDFITYDAIVLNDSINVYVPYININNFIYEKFGSFTFKHVSTILIEEILLIEKNANTPKVYLNVNKNHFEIIVTEKGKLLLYNTFEYVTKEDFIYYVLFTAEQLKLNPETLYLVFIGAIHKDDDLYQIAYKYIRNVSFGKRNDHYKYYENPKYDHSDFILIKSF, from the coding sequence ATGGCTCAGCCGAATAAAAATCCTAACAAACTAACTAATCTAGAATTGTCCATTCAAATAAGTTTGAGTGGACTTTCTTTTTGTATACTACATAAAGAATCGAATCGTATTTCTTCCTTAAAGCGCATTGATTTTAATAAAAAACAGAATCCTTTAGAGCTATTAGATTATCTTAAAAATATCTTTAATACAGAAACTATTCTGCAAGAAGCGTTCACTAAAATTTGTGTAATCCACGACAATGAATTATCTACTCTTGTGCCAAAACCACTTTTTGAAGAAGATAGTTTAGCTGATTATTTAAAATTTAATTCTAAAATTCTTAAATCTGATTTTATTACTTACGACGCTATTGTATTAAACGATAGCATTAACGTATATGTGCCCTATATAAACATTAATAATTTTATATATGAAAAGTTTGGCTCTTTTACCTTTAAGCATGTTTCTACTATTTTAATTGAGGAAATTTTACTCATCGAAAAAAATGCAAATACTCCCAAAGTATATTTAAACGTAAACAAAAATCATTTTGAAATAATTGTTACTGAAAAGGGTAAACTTTTGCTTTATAATACATTTGAATATGTAACAAAAGAAGACTTTATATACTACGTTCTATTTACCGCGGAACAGTTAAAACTAAACCCAGAAACATTATATTTAGTTTTTATTGGTGCTATTCACAAAGATGATGATTTATATCAAATAGCATACAAGTACATAAGAAATGTAAGCTTTGGTAAGCGAAATGACCATTACAAATATTATGAAAATCCAAAATACGATCATTCAGATTTCATTTTAATAAAAAGTTTTTAA
- a CDS encoding SixA phosphatase family protein: protein MKKLILIRHAKSSWKHNVIDHERPLNDRGFKDANLVSNDLKERPLNIDLVLSSDAMRAKTTANIFVSNLKIDTGIVHLNHELYDFSGTNLIEVLKACDDSVNTLMLFGHNHAITAFVNTYGDSYIDNVPTSGVVVIDFDIANWKNLNKGKTVRTLFPRDLK from the coding sequence ATGAAAAAATTAATTTTGATAAGGCATGCCAAATCTTCGTGGAAACACAACGTAATAGATCACGAAAGACCTCTTAATGATAGGGGTTTTAAAGACGCAAATTTGGTTTCAAATGACTTAAAGGAAAGACCATTAAATATTGATTTAGTTTTGTCAAGCGATGCCATGCGTGCAAAAACAACGGCTAATATTTTTGTTTCTAACCTTAAAATTGATACGGGTATTGTTCATTTAAACCATGAGTTATATGATTTTTCAGGAACTAATCTCATTGAAGTTCTTAAAGCATGTGATGATTCTGTTAATACACTCATGCTTTTTGGGCACAATCATGCTATTACAGCTTTTGTAAACACTTATGGTGACAGCTACATAGATAACGTCCCTACTAGCGGTGTGGTTGTTATAGATTTTGATATTGCAAATTGGAAAAATTTAAATAAAGGAAAAACCGTACGAACTTTATTTCCTAGGGATTTAAAATAA
- the miaE gene encoding tRNA-(ms[2]io[6]A)-hydroxylase codes for MLGLKLPTDPRWVNIVEKNIEEILTDHAFCEQKATSTAISLIVSFPEYTELVQEMTALVKEEMSHFKMVHDKIIERGWTLGRDRRDDYVIQLVKFFPKGGSRTTQLVHRLLYAALIEARSCERFRLLSEELKDKELATFYRNLMVSEANHYTMFLGFARKYGNKKEVDTKWQQLLEYEAEIMSNLGNTEAIHG; via the coding sequence ATGCTAGGACTAAAGCTTCCAACTGACCCGCGCTGGGTTAATATTGTAGAAAAAAACATTGAAGAAATACTTACTGATCATGCTTTTTGTGAGCAAAAGGCAACAAGTACTGCTATTTCACTAATTGTAAGTTTTCCTGAATACACAGAATTAGTACAAGAAATGACAGCATTGGTGAAAGAAGAGATGAGTCATTTTAAAATGGTTCATGATAAAATCATAGAACGCGGATGGACTCTTGGACGTGATAGACGTGACGATTATGTCATTCAACTTGTAAAATTCTTTCCTAAAGGAGGAAGCAGAACTACCCAATTAGTGCATCGCTTACTTTATGCAGCGTTAATTGAAGCCAGAAGTTGTGAACGCTTTAGGTTACTTTCAGAGGAACTTAAAGACAAAGAATTAGCGACCTTTTATAGAAATTTAATGGTTAGTGAAGCAAACCATTACACCATGTTTTTAGGCTTTGCTCGCAAGTATGGAAATAAAAAAGAAGTTGATACCAAATGGCAACAACTTCTTGAATATGAAGCCGAAATTATGTCTAATTTAGGGAATACAGAAGCAATACACGGTTAA
- a CDS encoding RsmD family RNA methyltransferase, with amino-acid sequence MRIISGIYKSRKIVAPKNLPVRPTTDMAKESLFNILNNLFYFGDISVLDLFAGTGNISYEFASRGTQNITCVDQDYGCIKFINQTAESFEMPINTIKSDVFKFLEKSNLQTNIIFADPPYNFTEEQFAKIPELVFQNNMLLEDGILIVEHSKHTNLSNLNHYSYSKSYGGNMFSFFEVV; translated from the coding sequence ATGCGCATTATTTCAGGAATTTATAAAAGCAGAAAAATTGTTGCACCAAAAAATTTACCGGTGAGACCAACAACCGATATGGCCAAGGAGTCCTTATTTAATATTTTAAATAATCTGTTTTATTTTGGTGATATTTCTGTTTTAGATTTGTTTGCTGGAACAGGTAATATAAGTTATGAATTTGCATCAAGAGGCACCCAAAACATTACCTGTGTAGATCAGGACTATGGTTGCATCAAGTTTATAAACCAAACAGCTGAGTCTTTTGAAATGCCAATAAATACTATTAAAAGTGACGTTTTTAAATTTTTAGAAAAATCTAATTTACAAACCAATATTATATTTGCAGACCCTCCTTATAACTTTACAGAAGAACAATTTGCTAAAATTCCAGAATTGGTTTTTCAAAACAACATGCTACTTGAAGATGGCATTCTAATTGTTGAGCATTCTAAACACACTAATTTATCTAACTTAAATCATTATAGTTATTCTAAAAGCTATGGTGGTAATATGTTTAGTTTTTTTGAAGTAGTTTAA
- the ppk1 gene encoding polyphosphate kinase 1 — translation MTKPELQNNNYINREISWLQFNARVLQEASDENVPLIERLRFLGIFSNNLDEFFKVRYATVKRIVEAGKGGKNALGGIKAKELLEIITQIVIKQQSKSLEILSTIHERLEDENIYIIDENQIDDAQHDFIKKYFLTKVSPALVTIILNDSVVLPNLKDSGAYLAVRMLMSNNERQFALIEIPKSFNRFVELPKENEKSYIIMIDDLLRHCLSDIFNIFDYKSISSHMIKITRDGELDFESDLSKSFIEKISDSVKHRQIGEPVRFVYDKTIDQETLQYLLAKMGIDETDSIIPGGRYHNRRDYMGFPSLGRNDLLYDKIEALPVKGLSLEASIFEAIKKKDYLLQAPYQTFSYVVKFLREAALDPNVKTIKITIYRLAQISHIASSLINAAINGKSVTVSIELQARFDEQANIDYAQQMENEGINLVFGVAGLKVHSKMCIIEREEGKKLKRYGFISTGNFNESTAKIYTDYTLFTSDQRILKEVNKIFSFFETNYKIFTYKHLITSPHYTQKAVFKLIDAEIESAKNGNLGCIRLKMNSISSYKMIDKLYEASRAGVKIQMIVRGICCLIPGVKGMSENIEVISVVDKFLEHSRVYIFGNNGDSKIYISSADWMTRNIDNRVEVSCPIYDDEIKQEIIETFNISWSDNVKARLLNESQENNYRINDKEKVRSQFAMYNYYLKKLDS, via the coding sequence ATGACGAAACCAGAATTACAGAATAATAATTATATAAATAGAGAAATAAGTTGGTTGCAATTTAATGCTAGAGTTTTGCAAGAAGCATCAGATGAAAATGTGCCGTTAATAGAACGCTTGCGATTTTTAGGCATTTTTTCCAATAATTTAGATGAATTTTTCAAAGTTAGATATGCTACGGTTAAGCGTATTGTTGAGGCCGGAAAAGGAGGAAAGAATGCTTTAGGAGGTATTAAGGCTAAAGAGTTATTGGAAATTATAACTCAAATTGTAATAAAACAACAAAGTAAAAGTTTAGAAATACTAAGTACTATTCATGAAAGGTTAGAAGATGAGAATATTTATATCATTGACGAAAATCAAATTGATGATGCGCAACATGACTTCATAAAAAAATATTTTTTAACAAAAGTTAGCCCAGCTTTGGTGACTATTATTTTAAATGATTCTGTAGTACTTCCTAATTTAAAGGATAGTGGCGCCTATTTAGCAGTTAGAATGTTAATGTCTAATAATGAAAGACAGTTTGCATTAATTGAAATACCAAAATCTTTTAATCGATTTGTTGAATTACCAAAAGAAAACGAAAAGAGTTATATTATAATGATTGACGATTTGCTTCGTCATTGTTTAAGCGATATTTTCAATATTTTCGATTATAAAAGTATTTCTTCTCACATGATCAAAATTACTCGTGATGGTGAATTGGATTTTGAGAGTGATTTAAGTAAAAGTTTTATTGAAAAGATCTCCGATAGTGTTAAGCATAGACAAATTGGTGAGCCAGTTCGTTTTGTATACGATAAAACTATAGATCAAGAGACATTACAATATTTATTGGCTAAAATGGGTATTGATGAAACAGATAGTATTATACCTGGAGGTCGTTATCATAACAGAAGAGATTATATGGGGTTTCCCAGTTTAGGCAGGAATGACCTTCTTTATGATAAAATAGAAGCTTTACCGGTTAAAGGTCTTAGTTTAGAGGCTAGTATTTTTGAAGCTATTAAGAAAAAAGATTATTTACTTCAGGCGCCATATCAAACCTTTTCTTATGTTGTTAAGTTTTTAAGAGAAGCAGCTTTAGATCCAAATGTAAAAACTATAAAAATTACCATTTATCGTTTAGCTCAAATCTCACATATAGCGAGTTCACTTATTAATGCTGCTATTAATGGAAAATCTGTTACTGTCTCTATAGAACTACAAGCCAGGTTTGATGAACAAGCAAATATTGATTATGCGCAACAGATGGAAAATGAAGGTATTAATTTGGTTTTTGGTGTGGCAGGTTTAAAAGTGCACAGTAAAATGTGTATTATAGAACGAGAGGAAGGAAAAAAACTAAAGCGATACGGTTTTATAAGTACAGGAAATTTTAACGAATCCACTGCAAAAATTTATACAGATTATACGTTGTTTACTTCAGATCAACGCATTTTAAAAGAGGTAAATAAAATTTTTAGTTTCTTTGAGACTAATTATAAAATTTTTACCTATAAACATTTAATAACATCTCCTCATTATACTCAAAAAGCAGTTTTTAAATTAATAGACGCAGAAATTGAAAGTGCTAAAAATGGAAATCTGGGTTGTATAAGATTAAAAATGAACAGTATTTCCAGCTATAAAATGATTGATAAGCTTTATGAAGCAAGTAGAGCGGGTGTGAAAATCCAAATGATAGTTAGAGGTATTTGTTGTTTAATTCCCGGTGTAAAAGGAATGAGTGAAAATATAGAGGTAATTAGCGTTGTAGATAAGTTTTTAGAACACTCCAGAGTTTATATATTTGGAAATAATGGGGATTCTAAAATTTATATTTCCTCTGCCGATTGGATGACGAGAAATATTGATAATAGGGTGGAAGTAAGCTGCCCTATTTATGATGATGAGATTAAACAAGAAATTATTGAGACGTTTAATATTAGTTGGAGTGATAATGTTAAAGCCAGGCTATTAAATGAATCTCAAGAAAATAATTATAGAATAAATGATAAAGAAAAAGTAAGGTCTCAATTTGCTATGTATAATTATTATTTAAAAAAGCTAGATAGTTAG
- a CDS encoding nuclear transport factor 2 family protein — MKKLLLLLLVTILFIACQKKTQRYFADSTEIETLKSGIKAYETGDWDKWKSHFADTAKVFVNSTKPLTIEKRLEGLKAMTTAMSAYGFNHDKEYIEMVLDKEDETWVYYWATHKGTFAANNKELSIPVHLAVQFVDGKIVEEHIYFDGTAMNSEFAAIAAAAETKTEVLEE; from the coding sequence ATGAAAAAACTTCTTTTATTATTATTAGTAACGATTCTTTTTATCGCTTGTCAAAAAAAAACACAACGTTACTTTGCTGATTCTACCGAAATTGAAACATTAAAATCTGGTATAAAAGCCTACGAAACAGGTGACTGGGACAAATGGAAAAGTCATTTTGCTGATACAGCAAAAGTATTTGTTAATTCTACCAAACCATTAACTATTGAAAAAAGATTAGAAGGCTTAAAGGCTATGACCACTGCTATGTCTGCGTATGGTTTTAACCATGATAAAGAATACATTGAAATGGTTCTTGACAAAGAGGACGAAACTTGGGTTTATTATTGGGCGACACACAAAGGTACTTTTGCCGCAAATAATAAAGAATTGTCCATACCCGTTCATTTGGCTGTACAATTCGTTGATGGAAAAATTGTAGAAGAACACATTTACTTTGATGGCACAGCTATGAATTCTGAATTTGCAGCTATAGCCGCTGCCGCTGAAACTAAAACCGAAGTTTTAGAAGAATAA
- the dnaX gene encoding DNA polymerase III subunit gamma/tau, translating into MEHFVVSARKYRPQTFKDVVGQQAITNTLLNAIDNNHLAQALLFTGPRGVGKTTCARILAKMINSDGTETDDEDFAFNIFELDAASNNSVDDIRSLTDQVRIPPQVGKYKVYIIDEVHMLSQAAFNAFLKTLEEPPKHCIFILATTEKHKIIPTILSRCQIFDFKRITVKDAKEYLKYIAEEQDVTADDDALHIIAQKADGAMRDALSIFDRVVSFSGKNLTRQAVTENLNVLDYETYFTSTDLILENKIPELLLQFNNTLSKGFDGHHYIAGLASHFRDLLVSKTPETIELLEVGEQTKTKYLEQSKKASQQFLLHGINLANDCDLKYKTSKNQRLLIELCLMQLASITFDGEKKNSRHYIIPASYFKKKGITPIPVTPPKKEQNSLVASNLKEENRAPQLSGSNSSGTFQVKAPPKIILKKETKRASGLSLSSIRAKKEHLIKQMDVVIEEEDLPKEAFTEKELIDVWNTFIEIIRGKGKHNLASILSIDTPKVKETTVYLEFPNATNKVEVERNQYDLLSYIRKSLNNYDISLSISINDIMEKKYAYTPADKFEKLKEKNSNIDLLRKTFDLDI; encoded by the coding sequence TTGGAACACTTTGTAGTATCGGCTAGAAAATACAGACCACAAACATTTAAAGATGTTGTAGGGCAACAAGCTATTACAAATACGTTATTGAATGCTATAGACAACAACCATTTAGCTCAAGCCTTGCTTTTTACAGGGCCTCGTGGGGTTGGTAAAACGACTTGTGCACGAATTCTAGCTAAAATGATTAATAGTGATGGTACCGAAACTGATGATGAAGATTTTGCCTTTAATATTTTTGAACTCGATGCTGCTTCAAACAATTCGGTTGATGATATTAGAAGCTTAACAGATCAAGTTCGTATCCCTCCACAAGTTGGTAAATACAAAGTATATATTATTGATGAGGTACATATGCTATCTCAGGCTGCTTTCAACGCTTTTCTTAAAACACTGGAAGAGCCACCAAAACATTGCATTTTTATTTTAGCAACAACTGAAAAGCATAAAATAATTCCAACTATTTTATCCCGTTGTCAGATTTTTGATTTTAAGCGCATTACAGTAAAAGATGCTAAAGAATATTTAAAATATATTGCAGAAGAACAAGACGTAACCGCCGATGACGATGCATTACATATTATCGCTCAAAAAGCAGACGGCGCTATGCGAGATGCCTTATCTATTTTTGATAGGGTGGTTAGTTTTTCAGGTAAAAATTTAACCAGGCAGGCCGTTACAGAAAATTTAAACGTACTTGACTACGAAACCTATTTTACAAGTACCGATTTAATTTTAGAAAACAAGATTCCCGAATTGCTATTACAATTCAACAATACATTATCCAAAGGGTTTGATGGTCATCATTATATTGCAGGGCTAGCGTCTCATTTTAGAGATTTACTTGTAAGCAAAACCCCTGAGACGATTGAACTACTTGAAGTAGGCGAGCAGACCAAAACTAAATATTTAGAACAATCTAAAAAAGCTTCACAGCAATTTTTGCTACATGGCATAAATCTAGCAAACGATTGCGACCTCAAATATAAAACCAGTAAAAATCAACGCTTACTTATCGAGTTATGTTTAATGCAGCTTGCCTCTATCACTTTTGATGGAGAAAAAAAAAATAGCAGACATTACATAATTCCAGCTTCTTATTTTAAAAAGAAAGGGATTACTCCTATTCCCGTAACACCTCCTAAAAAAGAACAAAATAGTTTAGTTGCTTCCAATTTAAAAGAGGAAAATAGAGCCCCACAATTATCAGGCTCTAACTCTTCAGGAACTTTTCAAGTTAAAGCTCCTCCAAAAATCATTTTAAAAAAAGAAACCAAACGTGCTTCTGGTCTTTCTTTAAGTAGTATAAGAGCTAAAAAAGAACATCTCATTAAACAAATGGATGTCGTTATAGAAGAAGAGGATTTACCTAAAGAAGCTTTTACCGAGAAAGAGCTTATAGATGTTTGGAATACTTTTATAGAAATAATAAGAGGAAAAGGGAAACACAATTTAGCTTCTATATTATCTATTGATACACCAAAAGTTAAAGAAACGACCGTATATCTAGAATTCCCTAATGCTACAAATAAAGTAGAAGTGGAACGCAATCAATATGATCTTTTATCGTACATAAGAAAGTCTTTAAATAACTATGACATTAGCTTATCAATTAGTATAAACGACATTATGGAAAAGAAGTACGCTTATACTCCTGCGGACAAATTCGAAAAATTAAAAGAGAAAAACTCGAACATAGACCTCTTAAGAAAAACTTTTGATTTAGACATATAA
- a CDS encoding Ppx/GppA phosphatase family protein — protein MLTIKKYAAIDIGSNAVRLLISNIIEQKGRPVQFKKNSLVRVPIRLGADVFIENKISKENTQRMVDTMVAFKLLMKSHKVAKYKACATSAMRESNNGQQLVDLVLKESGISIDVINGEEEAAIIAATDLHKYIDSNKTYLYVDVGGGSTEFTVIHRGKQVASKSFKIGTVRLLNDMVKKKYWKELEAWIKKHTKFYHKIEVIGSGGNINKIFKISGKSMGKPLSYFYLTAYYKKLQSYSYEERITELDLNQDRADVIIPAMRIYLSSMKWSGAKNIYVPKIGLADGIIKSIYYDTVSSNTQ, from the coding sequence ATGCTTACAATAAAGAAATATGCAGCTATAGATATTGGTTCTAATGCTGTAAGGTTACTTATTTCAAATATAATTGAACAAAAAGGAAGACCTGTACAATTCAAGAAAAATTCATTGGTTCGTGTGCCCATACGTTTGGGGGCAGATGTATTTATAGAAAATAAAATTTCCAAAGAAAATACACAACGAATGGTTGATACCATGGTAGCGTTCAAATTGTTGATGAAATCGCATAAGGTGGCAAAATATAAAGCTTGTGCAACATCTGCAATGAGAGAATCTAATAATGGTCAACAATTGGTCGATCTAGTTTTAAAAGAATCGGGAATAAGTATAGATGTTATTAATGGAGAGGAAGAAGCGGCAATAATTGCGGCAACCGATTTACATAAGTACATCGATAGTAATAAGACGTATCTATATGTTGATGTGGGAGGAGGTAGTACAGAGTTCACCGTCATACATAGAGGTAAACAAGTAGCTTCAAAGTCTTTTAAAATAGGCACAGTTAGGCTTCTTAACGATATGGTTAAAAAGAAATATTGGAAAGAGCTTGAGGCATGGATAAAAAAGCATACAAAATTTTATCATAAAATAGAAGTTATAGGTTCTGGGGGAAATATTAATAAAATATTTAAAATATCTGGTAAATCTATGGGAAAACCGCTTTCATATTTTTATTTAACGGCCTATTATAAAAAACTTCAGAGTTATTCTTATGAAGAACGTATTACAGAGTTAGACTTGAATCAAGATAGAGCGGATGTTATTATTCCTGCCATGCGGATTTATCTTTCTTCAATGAAATGGAGTGGGGCGAAAAATATTTATGTGCCAAAAATTGGTTTGGCAGATGGTATAATTAAAAGCATCTATTATGATACAGTTTCTAGCAATACACAGTAA